One Spirochaeta africana DSM 8902 genomic window carries:
- a CDS encoding methyltransferase: MKQQIKVLMGLHWFVGAGAVGGGLAAVVQPTGSLMGVTTEILQYGPFTDFLVPGIFLIVVLGAGNLYVGALLRTIGTHVFNRKALLFSLCFSGILILWILAQALVLGRANLHWLHGVYLLLGIAGSGLSSRLLLVSFPYTVGSDGAGVRDLFTGQIPHILMISLMIPGAIFLAELNPGNRIFLWLDAGHWLTLTIAVSVVHQLMVAVVFRTQLVFRLFSRLFGKADLTIWGVMFFPFLVLRVVTLVGVAAASAHTLPVPDWLGFTVGLLLLLPAGYTLYSVVRWFGLRRALGGDHFRTEFREMPLEKRGAFRYSGNAMYSYVFLGLWGVAGIFVSWPALVAALFQHAYIWVHWYCTEQPDMRVLYE, from the coding sequence ATGAAACAGCAGATCAAGGTTTTAATGGGGCTGCACTGGTTTGTTGGAGCCGGTGCTGTTGGCGGTGGATTAGCCGCTGTGGTGCAGCCAACCGGATCACTTATGGGTGTTACCACCGAGATCCTTCAATATGGCCCGTTCACGGATTTCCTTGTACCAGGAATCTTTCTCATAGTTGTGCTTGGTGCAGGCAATCTGTACGTCGGAGCGTTGCTCCGAACCATTGGTACTCATGTTTTCAACCGGAAGGCCTTGCTTTTCAGCCTTTGCTTTTCGGGCATACTGATTTTGTGGATTCTGGCTCAGGCTCTGGTGCTTGGACGAGCAAACCTCCATTGGCTGCATGGGGTGTATCTCTTGCTTGGCATTGCCGGATCCGGTCTGTCGTCCCGTCTTTTGCTGGTCAGTTTTCCGTATACGGTGGGGTCAGATGGTGCCGGTGTCCGGGATCTGTTTACGGGTCAGATACCCCATATTCTTATGATAAGCCTTATGATCCCCGGGGCGATTTTTCTCGCAGAGCTTAACCCTGGAAATCGAATCTTTTTATGGCTTGATGCCGGGCACTGGCTGACGTTGACTATTGCCGTATCGGTAGTGCATCAATTAATGGTGGCGGTGGTATTCCGTACCCAGCTTGTCTTCCGGTTGTTCAGTCGGCTGTTTGGCAAGGCAGACCTTACAATCTGGGGCGTTATGTTTTTCCCGTTTCTTGTTCTCAGGGTTGTCACCCTGGTCGGCGTTGCCGCTGCCAGTGCCCATACCCTGCCCGTACCTGACTGGCTTGGGTTTACTGTCGGCCTTTTATTGCTCCTTCCGGCCGGCTACACTCTCTACTCTGTGGTGCGCTGGTTCGGCCTTCGGCGAGCCTTGGGCGGCGATCATTTCAGAACAGAGTTTCGTGAGATGCCATTGGAAAAACGGGGTGCCTTTCGGTATTCCGGTAATGCCATGTACAGCTATGTATTTCTGGGATTATGGGGAGTTGCCGGCATTTTTGTATCGTGGCCTGCACTCGTAGCTGCATTGTTTCAGCATGCCTATATCTGGGTACATTGGTATTGCACCGAGCAGCCGGATATGAGGGTTCTCTACGAATAG
- a CDS encoding NAD(+)/NADH kinase: MQHTIGSVLIMANLHKSLAEDMIVEITRQLESEGVRVLVERFYGEDDLGAVPEVDLAISLGGDGTVLFCARRLAGHDIPILPVNLGSFGFITEVAASEWYDVYAGYRQGNVDAGRRLMLQVDLFRDDELLCSHLGLNDMVITKAGISNLISVDVTLTSGSLGRYRADGVLVATPTGSTAYSVAAGGPILYPEMQAIILNPICPFTLSHRPIVLPPDEAVTITVDEPQRAQLILTVDGQTVVSLQQGDRVCVRKAAATVGILRSSARSFYDVLRSKLNWSGGPDD, from the coding sequence ATGCAGCACACAATAGGATCCGTACTGATAATGGCCAATCTTCACAAATCCCTCGCCGAGGATATGATTGTCGAGATTACCCGGCAGCTTGAATCCGAGGGGGTACGGGTTCTGGTCGAGCGGTTTTACGGTGAAGACGACCTTGGCGCTGTACCCGAGGTCGATCTTGCAATCAGTCTTGGCGGGGACGGAACGGTGTTGTTCTGCGCCCGCAGACTGGCTGGTCACGATATTCCGATCTTGCCGGTGAACCTGGGGAGTTTCGGGTTTATCACCGAGGTGGCTGCCTCGGAATGGTACGATGTGTATGCCGGCTATCGCCAGGGCAACGTGGATGCCGGACGGCGCTTGATGCTGCAGGTTGATCTGTTCCGAGATGATGAACTTCTGTGCAGCCATCTCGGTTTGAACGACATGGTAATCACCAAGGCCGGAATATCCAATCTGATCTCGGTGGATGTTACATTGACCAGCGGCTCACTGGGGCGATATCGCGCTGACGGAGTGCTGGTGGCAACCCCAACCGGCTCTACGGCGTATTCGGTGGCTGCGGGGGGGCCAATCCTGTACCCCGAGATGCAGGCGATAATCCTGAATCCGATTTGCCCCTTTACCCTGTCCCACCGCCCGATCGTGCTGCCGCCTGATGAGGCGGTGACCATAACAGTGGATGAGCCGCAACGGGCGCAGTTGATTCTGACCGTGGATGGACAGACAGTGGTTTCGCTGCAGCAGGGAGACCGAGTGTGTGTGCGCAAAGCCGCCGCTACGGTCGGAATCCTGCGCAGCTCGGCGCGTTCCTTTTATGATGTGCTGCGTTCCAAGCTGAACTGGTCGGGAGGACCTGATGATTGA
- a CDS encoding DegT/DnrJ/EryC1/StrS family aminotransferase, whose translation MKIPLFRPAINRKDMQAVLETMVDDTLGPGQISEQFIHALLEFFDLEGGLPFRELRRAVQVLSGALSLKDGEGLLLSPLLSRVYAEVIQSAGIPFDWVDVDPRNGTVSPETLADALKKERPFRPVGVVCDTSLGFVPLLEDIARQIDTVILDISKGCGARLGDALAGSTADYVILSLEEEDMLTTGGGAAVLGRTRKHAAALNQASAAVSREVFLADLNAALGVTQLKELPQRLVRRQEVAEVLHRAVQQSRHRLLVQPGDAEQVYYGLPLIVETGRKDVEAYAKKKGVETRPAYAHSILDVYGVESDQAETAANRDAGDAHSDTAADTSVPAAIVCPAAEVPNAAGLWRRCLLFPLYPSLPTPQIRELSKILISLP comes from the coding sequence ATGAAAATACCTCTCTTTCGTCCTGCGATTAACCGCAAGGATATGCAGGCAGTACTGGAAACTATGGTGGATGACACCCTGGGACCAGGGCAGATATCCGAACAGTTTATCCATGCCTTACTGGAATTTTTTGATCTGGAAGGCGGGCTTCCCTTCAGAGAGCTGCGCCGTGCGGTGCAGGTTCTGAGTGGTGCATTATCGCTGAAAGACGGGGAAGGGCTGTTGTTGTCACCGCTGCTCTCCCGGGTCTATGCAGAGGTGATACAGTCAGCCGGAATTCCGTTTGATTGGGTAGATGTAGATCCACGGAATGGCACGGTAAGCCCGGAGACCCTTGCTGATGCCTTGAAGAAGGAGCGTCCCTTCCGTCCGGTGGGCGTTGTCTGTGATACCTCGCTCGGCTTTGTGCCTTTGCTGGAGGATATTGCGCGGCAGATCGACACCGTAATCCTGGATATCAGCAAGGGATGTGGTGCGCGCTTGGGAGATGCCCTGGCTGGCTCGACTGCAGACTATGTGATTCTCTCCCTGGAAGAAGAGGATATGCTGACTACCGGCGGCGGGGCGGCGGTGCTGGGACGAACACGGAAGCACGCAGCGGCACTGAACCAGGCATCCGCGGCGGTATCGCGGGAGGTGTTTCTTGCCGATCTGAATGCGGCTCTGGGGGTTACCCAGCTCAAGGAGCTGCCACAGCGGCTTGTTCGCCGTCAGGAGGTTGCCGAGGTGCTGCATCGTGCGGTGCAGCAATCGCGGCATCGACTGCTTGTGCAGCCTGGTGATGCCGAGCAGGTGTATTACGGCTTACCCTTGATTGTGGAAACGGGTCGCAAGGATGTAGAGGCCTACGCTAAAAAGAAGGGGGTCGAGACACGACCTGCCTATGCACACAGTATTCTGGATGTGTACGGGGTGGAAAGCGACCAAGCCGAAACCGCAGCGAACAGAGATGCCGGTGATGCTCATAGTGATACCGCTGCCGATACCTCGGTGCCGGCAGCTATTGTGTGTCCAGCGGCCGAGGTGCCGAATGCAGCTGGATTGTGGCGTCGCTGCCTGTTGTTTCCCCTGTATCCCAGTCTGCCCACACCGCAGATACGGGAACTGTCCAAAATTTTGATCAGCCTTCCGTAA
- a CDS encoding chemotaxis protein CheW, translated as MSENFQSMQLVTFQLGEEQYGIDIMDVEGIVKVEEVRAIPNSPAYVEGIFNLRGEIIPVINLHRRFHLKKAELSEEDSLLSGFVIIQIDEMLLAVIIDKVNRVVKVEGKDIQPPPQMISGIGAEYIQGVVNRDEDGYLIILDIRRLFNTRELRAISDYSMV; from the coding sequence ATGTCGGAGAATTTCCAGTCAATGCAATTAGTTACCTTTCAACTTGGCGAAGAGCAGTACGGGATCGATATCATGGATGTCGAGGGGATTGTGAAGGTGGAAGAGGTGCGTGCCATACCCAATTCTCCTGCCTATGTTGAGGGGATATTCAATCTGCGTGGCGAGATTATTCCGGTAATCAACCTGCACCGGCGCTTTCACCTCAAAAAAGCCGAGCTCAGCGAAGAAGACAGTCTTCTCAGCGGTTTTGTGATTATCCAGATAGATGAAATGCTGCTGGCGGTTATCATCGACAAGGTGAACCGGGTCGTCAAGGTAGAAGGGAAAGATATACAACCCCCGCCACAGATGATCAGCGGTATCGGTGCAGAATATATTCAGGGTGTGGTCAATCGGGATGAGGATGGATATCTGATTATTCTTGATATCCGCCGGTTGTTTAACACCCGGGAACTGCGTGCCATCAGCGATTACTCTATGGTCTGA
- a CDS encoding valine--pyruvate transaminase, whose product MNWSDFGHKLTARSGILELMDDLGKAMQSPGKKFMLGGGNPGSIPPVNQVWRRRMQEILANGDEFERGLGNYDTPQGKYRFLESMAGLLQREYGWNVGPENIGVTNGSQSAFFILFNLLSGQLDAERGQGVSNLALPSHDTAIGHNKILLPFTPEYIGYADQGIGEDHFVSQRPVISMHGQHEFKYQVDFSSLDISGDIGAICVSRPTNPTGNVLTDHEVHSLDALARKNGIPLMIDNAYGTPFPDIVFTKATPIWNSNIILGLSLSKLGLPSTRTGILVARPEVIDAVSAVNAITSLSNGTLGQLITGPMLDSGELLNLSREVIQPFYRERSQLALHAMKKHFDGLPWKVHRSEGALFLWVWFDHPDIDTFTLYQRLKERNVIIVPGKYFFYGLDNASRAHDDWPHRNQCFRMNFAGDPDMIDQALGIIADEVTSMLS is encoded by the coding sequence ATGAACTGGTCTGACTTCGGGCACAAGTTGACCGCACGCAGCGGTATCCTGGAACTCATGGATGATCTTGGCAAAGCAATGCAAAGCCCCGGGAAAAAATTCATGCTCGGCGGAGGGAACCCCGGCAGCATACCTCCTGTTAACCAGGTCTGGCGTCGGCGGATGCAGGAAATACTTGCCAACGGGGATGAGTTTGAGCGTGGATTGGGCAACTACGACACCCCGCAAGGAAAGTATCGATTTCTGGAGTCCATGGCTGGCTTGCTCCAGCGTGAGTACGGGTGGAATGTTGGCCCGGAAAATATTGGTGTTACCAATGGCAGCCAGAGTGCGTTTTTTATCCTGTTCAACCTGCTCAGCGGACAGCTGGATGCCGAACGCGGCCAGGGTGTCAGCAATCTGGCACTCCCGAGCCACGACACGGCTATTGGTCATAACAAGATACTGCTGCCGTTCACTCCGGAGTACATTGGCTATGCAGACCAGGGGATTGGTGAGGATCACTTCGTATCACAGCGCCCGGTTATATCGATGCATGGGCAGCATGAATTCAAGTATCAAGTAGATTTTTCCAGCCTGGATATTAGCGGGGATATCGGCGCGATCTGCGTATCCCGTCCAACCAATCCGACCGGGAATGTCCTGACTGACCATGAAGTGCACAGTCTGGATGCACTGGCCCGAAAAAACGGTATACCTCTCATGATCGATAATGCCTATGGAACGCCGTTTCCCGATATAGTATTCACCAAGGCAACCCCAATATGGAATTCCAACATTATTCTCGGACTCAGCCTCTCAAAACTCGGCCTGCCAAGTACCCGCACCGGCATCCTTGTTGCGCGCCCGGAGGTAATTGACGCGGTATCGGCGGTAAACGCCATCACCTCGTTGTCAAACGGCACCCTGGGTCAGCTGATTACCGGACCAATGCTGGACAGTGGGGAACTGCTTAATCTGTCACGTGAAGTAATCCAGCCATTCTATCGCGAACGATCACAGCTTGCCCTGCACGCAATGAAGAAACATTTTGACGGTCTGCCGTGGAAGGTTCATCGAAGCGAAGGGGCATTGTTTCTCTGGGTCTGGTTTGACCACCCGGATATCGATACTTTTACCCTGTATCAGCGACTCAAGGAACGGAATGTCATTATTGTACCAGGAAAGTACTTCTTCTATGGGCTGGACAATGCATCTCGCGCCCACGATGACTGGCCCCATCGCAATCAGTGTTTCCGGATGAACTTCGCGGGCGATCCTGATATGATTGACCAGGCTCTGGGTATTATTGCTGACGAGGTAACCAGCATGCTTTCGTGA
- a CDS encoding NAD(P)/FAD-dependent oxidoreductase has protein sequence MKQHLLHTRLLIIGQGIAGSMLAYALWRRGLTRPEDFMVIDAGDTHAATRVSTGVINPFGFARLNYSAVAPEVGAAWEHYNRLERMLQHHLGTHTRYAFAHPLLRLFTSPMEAGRWQERYRLPVLPHGSRRHNICLTQGGGVVPNSGWIEAARLVRDIRRLLQQRQQYIHADIPASTLMTSLRQASGNIAELHSIRYSALILCSGVQHALATGNSLPDARLPYYPVGGEVMSLYLPAWPVELAVSRGITIQPSRTHSGWIRVGATYQRTPDTDLPNAEGIAWLRNQFDQLCIRMRSGMPDSTGRMYQQAVASAVFTSGIRPAAIDRQPYLGQMRQPLPQCPPVYIMNGLGSRGIARAPVLAETLANHILQKAPIPPAWQVQRVPLDQSSQTWECSASAD, from the coding sequence ATGAAGCAGCATCTCCTGCACACACGCCTGTTGATCATTGGCCAGGGGATTGCCGGTAGCATGCTTGCCTACGCCCTCTGGCGGCGCGGTCTGACCCGCCCTGAGGATTTTATGGTGATCGATGCCGGTGACACCCATGCTGCGACACGGGTGTCCACCGGGGTGATTAACCCCTTCGGTTTTGCACGCCTCAATTACTCTGCAGTTGCCCCTGAGGTTGGTGCGGCCTGGGAGCATTACAACCGCCTTGAACGCATGCTGCAGCACCACCTGGGTACACACACACGCTATGCCTTTGCACATCCTCTGCTGAGGTTGTTCACTTCACCCATGGAAGCGGGCCGCTGGCAGGAGCGGTATCGCCTGCCGGTACTGCCGCATGGCTCCCGACGGCACAACATCTGCCTGACACAGGGGGGTGGTGTAGTGCCGAACAGCGGATGGATCGAAGCAGCTCGATTGGTCAGGGATATACGGAGATTGCTCCAGCAGCGCCAGCAATACATTCATGCTGACATACCGGCAAGTACGCTGATGACATCATTGCGTCAGGCATCCGGGAATATTGCTGAGCTTCACAGCATACGCTATTCTGCACTGATTCTGTGCAGCGGCGTCCAGCATGCACTGGCAACCGGCAACAGCTTACCCGACGCCAGACTCCCCTATTACCCGGTGGGTGGAGAAGTCATGTCACTCTATCTTCCTGCCTGGCCAGTTGAGCTGGCAGTGTCTCGTGGGATAACAATACAGCCGTCACGCACCCACAGCGGATGGATTCGTGTTGGCGCCACGTATCAACGCACCCCGGATACCGACCTGCCAAACGCCGAGGGCATTGCCTGGCTCAGGAATCAGTTTGATCAGCTGTGTATTCGCATGCGTTCCGGTATGCCGGATTCAACAGGCAGGATGTATCAGCAAGCTGTTGCATCTGCCGTATTCACCAGCGGTATCCGTCCGGCGGCAATTGATCGCCAGCCATACCTCGGGCAGATGAGACAGCCCCTTCCGCAGTGCCCACCGGTATATATCATGAACGGGCTGGGAAGCCGTGGGATTGCCCGCGCCCCTGTGCTGGCAGAAACCCTGGCAAACCATATCCTGCAGAAAGCCCCGATTCCGCCGGCCTGGCAGGTACAGCGTGTGCCTCTTGACCAATCCAGCCAAACGTGGGAGTGTAGCGCATCGGCTGACTGA
- a CDS encoding DEAD/DEAH box helicase has product MESLTFSQLELESTILDAVKRQGYTTPTPIQAQSIPVLMHGSDMLGTAQTGTGKTAAFVLPLLDRLIKNPRQPETSANPAREPAHNRNGRNSRDSRRRPVKPARPEALILAPTRELAIQIGDSLQKYGSGSGLKHTVIYGGAPKPSQAAKLRNNPDILAATPGRLMDFVGEGLIDLTGIRVLILDEADRMLDMGFIPEMRKIAAMAEDRDQTVLFSATMPREIESLAQELLTNPERVAIAPQEVTVDRITQTVLHLDREDKTKLLPALIRDHNMFRVIIFTRTKHRATRVAKLLSKAEIPADAIHGDRTQGQRQRALEGFRRGKIQALVATDVASRGIDVDDVSHVINFEIPNEAESYVHRIGRTGRAGTEGIAIALCARDEIKDLRAIERLLGSPIVVNRDHEFHQEPPRSQGRSGNTSGGGGRQKSRNRFNDSRPGRNKSGDNRQRRSGNDSFGGTNRTTGGRPGGGTGNSRGRTRAARSFSS; this is encoded by the coding sequence ATGGAATCTCTCACTTTCTCCCAGCTTGAGCTGGAGAGTACTATTCTTGATGCTGTTAAGCGTCAGGGCTACACCACCCCCACGCCAATCCAGGCGCAATCCATCCCGGTATTGATGCATGGCAGCGACATGCTGGGCACTGCACAGACCGGCACCGGTAAAACCGCAGCCTTCGTGCTGCCGCTACTCGACCGCCTGATCAAAAACCCCCGTCAACCGGAAACCTCGGCAAACCCGGCTCGTGAGCCGGCGCACAACCGGAATGGACGCAACAGTCGCGATAGTCGACGTCGCCCGGTCAAACCGGCTCGTCCCGAGGCACTGATTCTGGCACCAACCAGAGAACTGGCTATTCAGATTGGCGACAGCCTGCAAAAATATGGCAGCGGCAGCGGCCTGAAACATACCGTAATTTACGGTGGCGCCCCCAAGCCGAGTCAGGCAGCAAAACTTCGCAACAATCCGGATATTCTGGCAGCTACCCCGGGCCGACTTATGGACTTTGTTGGAGAAGGCCTGATCGACCTTACCGGTATTCGCGTTCTTATCCTGGATGAAGCCGACCGAATGCTGGACATGGGATTCATTCCCGAGATGCGCAAGATCGCCGCGATGGCAGAGGATCGTGACCAGACCGTACTTTTCTCGGCTACCATGCCGCGCGAAATCGAGTCACTCGCCCAGGAATTGCTCACCAATCCGGAGCGGGTGGCAATAGCCCCCCAGGAAGTCACGGTTGATCGAATTACTCAGACCGTTCTGCATCTTGATCGTGAGGACAAAACGAAACTGCTTCCAGCATTGATCCGCGACCACAACATGTTCCGGGTAATAATCTTTACGCGGACCAAACACCGCGCTACCCGGGTCGCCAAGCTGCTTAGCAAGGCTGAAATCCCGGCGGATGCCATCCATGGCGACCGCACACAAGGCCAGCGTCAGCGTGCGCTGGAAGGATTTCGTCGCGGCAAGATCCAGGCACTGGTAGCCACCGATGTTGCGTCCCGGGGAATCGATGTGGATGACGTATCCCATGTAATCAATTTCGAAATCCCCAACGAAGCAGAATCCTATGTACATCGCATCGGGCGTACCGGGCGAGCAGGTACCGAAGGGATTGCGATTGCATTGTGCGCCCGGGATGAGATCAAGGACCTGCGCGCCATTGAACGGCTGCTTGGCAGCCCGATTGTAGTAAATCGAGATCACGAGTTCCACCAGGAACCACCACGCAGTCAAGGACGATCCGGCAATACATCGGGTGGCGGTGGGCGCCAGAAGAGCCGCAACCGGTTTAATGATAGTCGACCTGGCCGCAACAAGTCCGGTGATAACAGACAGCGGCGCTCGGGAAATGATTCCTTCGGCGGTACAAACAGGACCACCGGCGGACGCCCCGGCGGCGGTACCGGCAACTCACGCGGCCGAACCCGTGCCGCCCGATCCTTCTCCAGCTGA
- a CDS encoding patatin-like phospholipase family protein, with translation MAKKKQHQTVRRREMKRKSAILVAAFLFFVGCNGDFSSSGNSNNNGEASAESLGNDTIDGGTALVLGGGGAWGAAHIGVIEVLLENEIHFDFITGTSAGAIAGAFLSDGYSPSELREEFTQIKLLDLARPSLQGIGFFRIDPVVEYLSERLNTDRLEHLQIPVVVTATDIETGELVYYDQGPTGLLLAASMALPVIFDPAEYDGRFLADGGIINNLPIDAAKAAGADRIIAVNVAGSFSDTGLPEGRVEYANRVYNIMRQAMYSTDGADVYIEPDLSGIAGIDFEAYDEMIKLGREAALAVLEELKEL, from the coding sequence ATGGCAAAAAAGAAGCAACACCAAACCGTACGGAGGAGAGAAATGAAGCGTAAATCTGCTATTCTGGTGGCGGCATTCCTGTTTTTTGTTGGGTGTAACGGGGATTTCTCTTCCTCCGGGAATTCAAATAACAATGGTGAGGCTTCGGCCGAGTCACTTGGCAATGACACAATAGACGGTGGGACAGCCCTGGTACTTGGTGGGGGTGGCGCCTGGGGCGCGGCGCACATCGGTGTGATCGAGGTTTTGTTGGAAAACGAAATCCACTTTGATTTTATCACTGGTACCAGTGCCGGTGCGATTGCCGGTGCATTTCTATCTGACGGGTATAGCCCGTCAGAACTTAGAGAGGAGTTTACACAGATAAAGCTCCTGGACCTCGCCCGCCCTTCTCTGCAGGGTATCGGATTTTTCCGCATAGACCCTGTAGTGGAGTACCTTTCGGAGCGACTGAATACAGACAGGCTTGAGCATCTCCAGATACCCGTAGTAGTTACGGCAACTGATATAGAGACTGGAGAGCTTGTATACTACGATCAGGGTCCGACAGGCTTGCTGCTGGCCGCAAGTATGGCATTGCCGGTAATATTTGATCCGGCAGAGTATGACGGTCGTTTTCTGGCTGATGGCGGAATAATAAATAATCTCCCTATTGATGCGGCGAAGGCAGCGGGCGCTGACAGGATTATTGCGGTAAACGTAGCCGGGAGTTTCAGTGATACGGGTTTGCCCGAAGGTCGCGTGGAGTACGCCAACCGGGTATACAACATAATGCGGCAGGCAATGTACAGTACAGATGGGGCAGATGTCTATATCGAGCCGGATCTCTCCGGTATTGCTGGTATAGATTTTGAGGCGTATGATGAGATGATAAAGCTGGGCCGGGAGGCAGCCCTGGCTGTTCTTGAAGAGCTCAAAGAACTTTAG